The Lampris incognitus isolate fLamInc1 chromosome 7, fLamInc1.hap2, whole genome shotgun sequence genome window below encodes:
- the sst1.2 gene encoding somatostatin 1.2, which yields MRFLCCSSGLVLSALALILFSSGAECQPNRDQNHNVDLDLELRHHRLLQRTRNADLMTQEWSKRAVEELLSQLSLPEGDTQREAEVISMGAGEAPEDSLRMELERSVDPPYNLPPRERKAGCKNFYWKGFTSC from the exons ATGAGGTTCCtgtgttgttccagtggcctggttcTGTCGGCCTTGGCTCTGATTCTGTTCAGTTCAGGTGCTGAATGTCAGCCCAACCGAGACCAGAACCATAATGTAGATTTGGACCTGGAGCTGAGGCACCACAGACTTCTGCAGCGCACTCGCAACGCCGACCTGATGACCCAG gagTGGAGTAAGCGTGCTGTAGAGGAGCTGCTAtcccagctctccctgccagaggGCGACACTCAGCGAGAAGCAGAGGTTATTTCCATGGGGGCTGGGGAGGCACCAGAGGACTCACTGAGGATGGAGCTCGAGCGCTCAGTTGATCCCCCATACAATCTGCCCCCCCGCGAGCGCAAAGCCGGCTGCAAGAACTTCTACTGGAAAGGATTCACTTCCTGTTGA